From the genome of Longispora fulva:
GGGCAAGCTCAACCGCGGCTTCCGGATTGCGCAGACCCTGTCCGCGGCCGGGATGTCGATCGGGCACGGCATGCAGGACGCCGCCAAGACCATGGGCATCGTGGTACTGGCCCTGGTCGCCGGCGGGTACCACGGCGAGCACGACAAGAACATTCCGCTGTGGGTGTTCTTCCTGACCGCGGCGGTGCTGGCCGCCGGCACGTACTCGGGCGGCTGGCGGATCATCAAGACCCTCGGCCGCAAGGTCATCGACCTGGGCCCGGCGCAGGGGTTCGCGGCGGAGACGGCGGCGACGACGGTGCTGTTCGTCTCGGCGCAGTACGGACTGCCGATCTCGACCACGCACACGATCACCTCGGCGATCATGGGCGTGGGCGCGACCAAGCGGCTGTCGGCCGTGCGGTGGGGCGTGGCGGGCAACATCATCATCGCGTGGGTGTTGACCTTCCCGGCGGCGGCGGCCGTGGCGGCGTTGTCGTACTTCGTATACTCCCGGTTCGCTTAGGCCGCCCTGCGGCCCCGGGCGGTGCTGCCGAACGCGGGGCCTGCCGGTCGGTGGACACGGCGAAGGCGCGGCATCCCTGGCGGGGTGCCGCGCCTTCCGCGTTCGTCACGCCTTGCGGGACCTGCGGCTCTTCGTGAGCGCCAGCCCGGCGCCCACCAGGGCGAGCCCGCCGACCAGGAGCGCGATCTTCTTCCCGCGCCCGCCACGGACCGCGCCGTCGGCGACCGTCGGATCCGTCGTCGACTCCCATGCGTCCTGCTTGGCCATCTCTGCCCCCTTCGCCACCCGTGACTGTCTCGACCGTAGCCTAGGCGACAAAAGGTGCATTACGGGTCAATATCCGGGCTCGCCGGGCAGGACCATCCGCGCGCCGTCCGGCGTGACCACGGCGCGGGGCACGATCGGGGTACCGGCGTCCCGGCCCACGGCGGCCCCGAGCACCGCTGCCACGTCCGGCAACCCGGCCAACTCGCGCAGCGTCTCCACCGTCGGCGGCAACATGGCCAGGTCACCGGCGGCGTGCCGGCGCACCGCCTCCGCCGGGCTCAGCCAGACGACGTGGTCGGCCTCCCCGCCCTCGAAGTACTCCGGGGCCTGGCCCTCGGGCAGCGCGGCGACGAAGAACCAGGTGTCGTACCGGCGCGGCTCGAATTCCGGGGTGATCCACCGAGCCCAGGGGGCCAGCTCCGTCAACCGCAGCCCGGTCTCCTCGAACACCTCGCGCACGGCGGTCGCTGCGATGTCGGCGTCCTCCGGCTCGGCGCCCCCACCGGGGAACGCGTGCATCTGGGCCGCGAACTTCATCGTCGTGGCCCGGCGGAACAGGTACACCTCCGGACCCGTTGGCGTGTCCCGCAGGATCATGACGGTGGCCGCCCGCCGGGGCTCCACAGGGGTTCCCGGGGACTCGGCCCAGGCGCGGGCGCGCTCGACGAGCCAGTCGGGAAGGATCCGGGCCGGATCGACGAGCTCACCGTGCGTGGGGTCGGTCATGCCGGTTCTCCCGCCATCGCGGTACCGACCCGGCGGAAACCCACCTGCTCGTACATCCGGGCCACATCCGGGTCGCCGGCCGACAGGAACACCGTCCGCACCCCGGACGCCAGCGCGTCGGCCGCCAGGGCCCTGGTCACGGCGGCACCGAGGCCCCTGCGCCGGGCCGAGGGCAGCGTGGCCACCCCGACGATCTCGGTCACGTCGCCCACGGGCTGGTGCATGCCGGCAGCCAAGGGACCTTCGGGGTCGAACGCGGCGTACACCATCGTGGTGTGCGCCCTGATCCGGGCGCGCAGCGGCTCCAGCGCCGGCTCCTCGCCGGCGGCGGTGTCCCGCTCGGCCGTGCCCGCCGCGCCGACCATGGTGCCGGGCGCGCCGAAGCCCACGTGCTGCACCCCGCGGATCAGGGCGAGGTCCGGGTCGTTGGCCGCGATCCGTCGGACCCTGTCGTCCACCGGGTCCGCGCTGAGCTGCTCCAGGACCATCAGCGGATGGGCTGAGACCCGCAGGCCGGCCTCCTCGGCGGCGGCGCGCATGCTGGGGCTGATCTCGTCCACCCACTCGAACGACTCGGGCAGGCCCAGCTCGCGCTGCCGGTCCCGGACCTTGGTCACGTCCGCTGCCGTGATCTCGGCGGCGAGCCCCAGGGCGGGCCGGGCGTAGTACGGCCAGCCGCCGTCAACCGTGATGAAAAGGGTGAGTGGGCCATAAGTCTCGGTTCGCGCCGCTGTCCGGGGGACGGCGTCGAAATACGCCTCGAGCTGGAGAAGATCGGTCACGCCCCCAGACTAGGCTCTGCCTCGTGGACGCCTACCTGATTAACGCCGTGCGTACCCCCTTCGGCAAGCACCGCGGCGGTCTCTCGCACATCCGCACCGACGATCTGGCAGCGTTGCCCCTCGTCGAGCTGCTCCGCCGGGTGCCCGGCCTGGACCCGGCGAGGATCGACGACGTCATCCTCGGCGACACCAACGGGGCCGGCGAGGACAACCGCAACGTCGCCCGGATGGCGGCGCTGCTCGCCGGCCTGCCGGTGACCGTGCCCGGGGTGACCGTCAACCGGCTGTGCGCGTCCGGCGGCGAGGCCATCACCCAGGCCGCGCGGGCCATCGGCTCCGGCGACGCGGCCGTGATGGTCGCCGGCGGGGTGGAGAGCATGAGCCGCGCGCCGTTCGTGCTGGCCAAGCCGGACAAGCACCTGCCGCCCTCGATGGAGCTCCTGCAGACCCAGGTCGGCTGGCGCATGGTCAACCCCGCCTTCCCCGCCACCTGGACCCGGTCGCTCGGGGCCTGCGCGGAGTCCGTGGCCGCCGAGCTGGGCGTCGGCCGCGCCGAGCAGGACGAGTGGGCGCTGCGCTCGCACACCCTCGCCGCCGAGGCCTGGGACCAGGGCCTGCACGACTACGTGCTCCCGGTCGGCGACGTGACCCGCGACGAGTCGATCCGCGCGTCCACCCTCGACCAGCTGGGCGCCCTGAAGCCGGCGTTCACCCGGGACGGCACGGTCACCGCAGGGAACTCCTCCCCGATCAACGACGGTGCCATCGCGGTACTCATGGGCAACCGCGCCGTCGCCGACGAGTTCGGCGGCCCGATGGGCCAGGTCGTGTCCTCGGCGACCGTGGGCGTCGAGCCCGACCGGTTCTCCGTGGCACCCGTTCCGGCGATCGAGAAGGCGCTGGCCAAGGCCGGGCTCTCGGCCGGCGACATCGACGTGTGGGAGATCAACGAGGCGTTCTCCGCGATGGTGCTGTCCTGCCTGACCCTGTTGAAGATCGACCGGGAGAAGGTGAACCCGCACGGCGGGGCGCTCGCGATCGGGCACCCGCTCGGGGCTTCCGCGCCCCGGGTGATCGTGGACCTGTGCCGGGAGCTTCGCCGGCGGGGCGGGGGCTATGGCGTGGCCGCCGCGTGCATCGGGGTCGGTCAGGGGACCGCCATGGTGATCAAGGTCGAGTAGTGGTCGGACGCGCGGCTGCGGGCTGACCGTGGCCGCGCTCCGGCCGCAAGGGCCTTTGCGATGCCGTCCGGCCCCGGGTCGCCGACGCGTGCCGGGGCAGGTGTCGCCGTAACCGTGTGGTGACGGGGTTGACCTTGAAGCCTGTGCCGCGCCGTGGGCGCCTCTAGCCGGCCGTCACGAACTCCGCTGGCACGTGCTCCGTCAGCCACACGCCGTTCGTGGAACGGTAGAACACGTGGCCGGCCGCAGCCATCCGTCCGGAGTGGACGGTGAGCACCGCCGGTCGGCCGCGCCGGGCCCCCACCTGCTCGGCCGTGCCGGTGTCCTGGGACAGGTGCACGTGGTGCCGGTTGCCCTTGAGCAGGCCCTGCTCCAGGATCGGGGCCACGTTGCCGATCGGGGTGCCGTGGTAGAGGACCGTCGGGGGTTCGGCGGGCTCGTAGCCCAGGTCGACGTCGACGGAGTGGCCCTGGCTGGCCCGGATCCGGCCGTCGACGATCTCGAAGCGCTTCTTGTTGTTCTCGGCGACCACCTGGTCGAGCTGGTCGCGGGTGAGGCGCAGCGCGGCGAGGAGGTCCTCGACGTCGACCCATCCGGCCGGGTCCAGGGTGAGACCGGCGCGCTCGGGTTGGTGCCGGAGCACCTTCGACATCCGCTTGCTGACTTTCACTACATCCATGGCTTCAATGTAGGACCCGGGGCCAACGAGATTCGGCCGCCCAGACAGCGTCCGGACGGCCGAAGTGAGGTGGGTGCTACCCGAACCGACCAGTGATGTAGTCCTCGGTCTTGCGCTCGGTCGGGTTCGTGAAGATCTTCTGCGTGTCGTCGTACTCGACCAGCCGGCCCGGGTCGCCCGTCTTCTCGATCGAGAAGAACGCCGTCCGGTCCGACACCCGCGCGGCCTGCTGCATGTTGTGGGTGACGATCACGATCGTGTACTTGTCCTTCAGCTGCGAGATCAGGTCCTCGATCGCGAGCGTGGAGATCGGGTCGAGCGCGGAACACGGCTCGTCCATGAGCACGATCTGCGGCTCGACGGCGATGGTCCGGGCGATGCACAGCCGCTGCTGCTGACCGCCGGACAGGCCGCCGCCGGGCTTCTTCAGCCGGTCCTTGACCTCGTTCCACAGGTTCGCGCCGCGCAGGGCCTTCTCAGCGGCGTCCTCCAGGGTGGCCTTGCCGCGCACGCCGTTGAGCCGCAGCCCGGCCACCACGTTATCGAAGATCGACATGGTGGGGAACGGGTTGGGGCGCTGGAACACCATGCCGATCATGCGGCGGACGGCCGTGACGTCGACGTCGCGGGCGTACACGTCCTGGTGGTCGACCGTCAGGCGGCCCTCGACGCGCGCGCCCGGCAGTACCTCGTGCATGCGGTTGATCGACCGCAGGAACGTGGACTTTCCGCAGCCGGAGGGCCCGATGAGGGCCGTCACCGACTTGGGCTCGATCGTCATGCTGACGCTGTCGATCGCCTTGAATGCTCCGTAGTACGCGGTCACGCCGGCCGCTTCGATGCGCTTGGCCATCTCAGGTCACCTCGAGAGCTTGCTGCGGCGTGCCAGGAGCTTGGCCGCGACGGTCAGGGTCAGAACAATGACGATCAGGGTGAGCGCCGCGGTCCAGGCCCGCCCGGGGGCGAACTTGGAGGAGTCGGTGGCCTGGTCGTACACGAAGAGCGCCAGCGACGACTGGCTCTCGAACGGGTTGAAGTTGATCGCCTTGCTCGCACCGGCCACCAGCAGCACCGGGGCGGTCTCGCCGGCGGCCCGGGCGATCGCCAGCATGACGCCGGTGACGATGCCGGGCGCGGCGGTCGGGAGCACGATCTTGGTGATGGTCTTCCACTTCGGGATGCCCAGCGCGTACGAGCCCTCGCGGAGCTCGTTCGGCACCAGGCGCAGCATCTCCTCCGTCGACCGGACCACGGTCGGGAGCATCAGCACCGCCAGGGCCAGCGAGGCGGCGAAGCCGGAGAGCACCGGGCGGCCGTCGGCGGAGAACATCGGCGTGATCGCCATGACCCAGAAGGCCAGGATGAACAGGCCGGCCACGATCGACGGGATGCCCGTCATGACGTCCACGAAGAACTGGATGGCCTTGGCGAGCCTGCCCCGGCCGTACTCCACGATGTAGACCGCGCCGAGGATGCCCAGCGGCACGGCGATCACCACGGAGATGGCCACCTGCTCCAGGGTGCCGATGATCGCGTGGTACGCGCCGCCGTGGGCGTCGCGTGCCGTGATCAGGTTCATCGACGTGCTGAAGAAGTTGGCGTCCAGGCGTGCGGAGCCCTTGCTCAGCACCGTGATGATGACCGAGACCAGCGGGATGATCGCCAGCAGGAACGCGCCGTAGATGAACGACGTGGCGACCCGGCTCCGCGCGGCCCGGGGGCCCTCGACGGCCCGGGTGGCGATGTAGAGGCCGACCACGAACAGGACCGCGCTGAACAGGGCGGTGAGAACCACGCCGCCCAGGCCCAGGCCGAAGCACAGCGCTGCGGCCACGACCACGGCGGCCGCACCGATGCCTGCCGGTGCGAACCGGGGCAACCTGCGTGCGGTGAGTGCGACCATCACCGGAACTCCCTCCGCCGGTACACGATGATCCGGGCGGTCATGTTGACGACCAGCGTGATGATGAACAGCACCAGACCGGAGGCGATGAGCGCGCCGCGGCCGATCTCGCCGGCCTCACCGAAGCCGTTGGCGATGTTGGCGGCGATCGAGTTGCCGCCGCTCTCGATCACGTTGAAAGAGATGACGAAGGTGGCGCCGAGGGTCATCGCCAGCGCGATGGTCTCGCCGAGCGCCCGGCCGAGGCCGAGCAGGACGGCCGCGATGATGCCGGGCCGGCCGTAGGGCAGCACCGAGGTGCGGATCATCTCCCACTTGGTGGCGCCGAGGGCGATGGCGGCTTCCTCGTTGGCCTTGGGGGTCTGCATGAACACCTCGCGGGACAGCGAGGTGACGATGGGCAGGATCATGATCGCGAGCACGACCGAGCCGAGCAGGATCGACTTGCCGAACGGGCCGTCGCCGCCGAAGATCGGCAGCCAGCCCAGGTTCTTGTTCAGCCAGGTCGACAGCTCGGTGACCGGACCGACCAGGTACTCCCGGCCCCAGAGACCGAACACGATACTGGGTACCGCGGCGAGCAGGTCGATCACGAAGCCGAGGGCCGTGGCCACCCGGCGCGGAGCGTAGTGCGACAGGAACAACGCGATCCCCAGGGCGACCGGCACGGCGAGCAGCAGCGCGATCGCCGAGCTCAGCACGGTGCCGAAGGCCAGCGCCGCGATACCGAACTTGGGCGTCGGGTCGTTGGGGAACCACTTCGAGTAGGTGAGGAAGTTTTCACTGTTCGCGTTCAGGGCGGGGATGGCCTTCACGATCAGGAACGTCGCGATGGCCACGATGATCACCAGGACGGTGACGCCCGCGCCGGTGGTCAGCCACCGGAAGATGGTCTCCGCGCCGAAGCGCCGCCGCCGGGGGAGAAGCTCCCCGGCGACGGGCTCGGTGGTCGTGCTCGGCAGCATTAGGCTGCGATCTTCGCCGCGACCGCTGCGACCTTGGCCCGGACCGACTCGTCCAGCGGGGCGTAACCGAGCTTGGTCAGCACGGCCTGCCCGTCCTTGCTGGACGTGTAGGTCAGGAAGCTCTTGATCAGCGGAGCCTTGTCGGTGTTGCCGGCGGTGCAGACGATCTCGTACGTGACGAGGACCAGCGGGTACGCCTTCGCCTCGGTCGTGTTGTAGTCGATCTTCAGCTTCAGGTCGTCACCGGTGCCGGCGATCTTGGCGCTCGCGACGGTCGCCGCAGCGGCCTCCGGGGTGAGCGCGACGGCAGCGCCGGACGCGTTGTAGACCTTGGCGATCTTCAGGCCCGAGGTCTCCGCGAAGGAGAGCTCGACGTAGCCGATGGAGCCGGTCGTCTTGGCCACGTCAGCCGCGACGCCGTCGGAACCCTTGGAGCCGACGCCGCCCGGGGCCTTCCACTCCTTGGCCTTGCCGAACGTCCAGGCGTCCTTGGCCGTGTCGGTCAGGTAACCGGTGAAGTTGTCCGTGGTGCCCGAGCTGTCCGAGCGGTGCACGGCCTGGATCGCGGTCTCCGGGAGCTTGGCGCCCGCGTTGTCCGCGGCGATCGCCGGGTCGTTCCACTTGGTGATCTTGCCGCCGAAGATCCCGGCGATGGTGGCCGGCTTCAGGGACAGGTTGTCGACGCCGTCGACCTTGAACACGATCGCGATCGGGCCGGTGACCATCGGGAGGTTGACGGCCTTGCCAGTGGCGCAGCGCGCGTCAGCCGGACCCTGCTCGGTGTCCTTGAGAGCCGAGTCCGAGCCCGCGAAGTCGGCGGTCTTGGCCGTGAAGCCCTGGATGCCGGCGCCGGAGCCGTTGCCGTTGTACTCGATCTTCCCCGCGGGGCAGGCCGTGGTGTAGTTCTTGATCCACTCGGCCATCGCGTTCTTCTGGGCGGACGAACCCGCCACAGCCAGGGAGCCGGACGCACACTCGATCTTCGCGGGAGCGGCGGAACCGCTGGCACCCGGAGCCGGGGTGTTGTCCGAACCACATGCCGTCAGCGCTAGCGTCGCCGTCAGGCCTACGCCGGCGATCATGCCGAGCCGCTGGAGCTTCACTTCGGTACCTCTCAACGCAGGGAGCCGGTCCTACTCACCGGATGCCTGGGACGTTAGGAGCGCCAGGTTGCGGGTTCCCCGAAGTCGGGTGAACGAAGAGTGAACAGGTCTAGCGCTCAGAGTGACGCCGTGCTGTTGGCGAGATGTATGTCACGTTAACGAGGTCGCGAACCGGTGATCAGGAAAACGACGGAAGTGACACCCTGTCCTCCGCTGGCAACGTGCTGACCAGGGACAACGCCTTCGTGTTCACGTCCCACGCGACCAACGGCCGATAGGTCGGGTCACCCAAACGGACGAGGACGGTGGCGTTGTCGAGCCAGCCGAGAACGACCGGGGCCGATGGAATCGAGGTGTTCAGGATCTGTTGGACGAGCGCTCCGCGGACCTTTCCCGCCAGGTCCACGACGACCGTCGCGAACTGCGGAGTGCCATAGCCCTTCTTGACGGGTACCCGCATCGAGCCGGCGTTGCAGCCGCGCACGATCAGGTCCCCGCGCAGCCACGCCGTGCCGTCCCAGTAGCCGATCCACTTCAGGTCGTCGCCGACGGCGATCGCCCGCACCTGGCGGGGCGCGCCGGTGGGCAGCGGGCCGTCCGCGGGGCCGGCCGGCTCGGCGTCGGTGGCGCTCGCCGGCCAGACGGACACCGTCGGAGCCCTGCCGGCGATGGTGGGGTCGAGCACCACGAGGTCCGGGCCGGAGCCGACCGCGACGGACTCCACGTCGTAGGCGACCGGGCGGACGGAGACCGTCGCGACGTCGAACACCCGGGACCGCGCGCCGCCGGCGCTGAGCAGCCGGCCGTCGGGCAGCCAGGTCAGCTGGCCGTGGTAGCCGCCGACCTCGAACCGGCGGACCGTACCGGTCGGCATGTCGGCGATGAAGATGACCCCGCGCTGGCCGAACGCCGCCCGGGTGCCGTCCGCCGACAGGGAACTGGGCTGCACCCAGCCGGGGATGGAGGGGTCCAGGTCCTGGAGGAGGCGGTACTCGCCGTCGGCCCCGAGCGCGTACACCCCCTCGCTGTTGCCGACGATCGCCAGCGCCCTGGGCGTCGGCCGGCCGGCCAGCGTCGGCGCGGAGACCGGCGGGGTGAGCTGCGCGGGCAGCCCGGTCGACCGCCGGGGCAGCCCCGACAGCACGGCCGGCTCCGGCGCGAACTGGACGAGCTTGGGCAGCGAGGTCGGCGGCGGCTCGATCGTCGACTCGGGGGCCGGCGTGAGGCTCACCCGGCTGCTGACGGCGAACAGGCCGGCCAACGCCACGGCCCCGCCGCCGATCAGGAACCGGCGACGCCGGATCGCCCCGGCGCCGGCCCACGCCGCGGCGGCCAGTTCCGCCGGGGGCTGCACGAAGGCCCGGCCGCGCAGGCCGATCTGCACCGTGTCGCCGTCCGGGGTGATGGTCAGGTGCGCGCCGTGCGGGTCCTCGCGCCACTCCTGGAGGTTCTGTTCCAGCCGGTGGGTGACGAACGGCAGCCGTCGGCCCTCGGCGAGCTTCCGCCACCGGGTGGCCAGGTCGCCCAGGGCCTCCCGGAGCGCCTGTTCCGTCTGTTGGTCGTGCCCGACGAACGCGGTCGCGGCTTGACGCAGTGGCCCGGCATAGGTGGAGACGAAATCCACGTACTCCTCAGGCGGCGACCCCTCCAACATGAGGTTGATACTGGCCGCAACCGGGGGGCAGTGGAAGGGACATCACGTGTTTGTAATGCGTTGGAAACCGACGTCGACGGTCCAACGTGAGAAGCCCAGTTTTTCGTACAGCTTCACGGCATTCGGGTTGTCCTCGTCCACGTACAGCATTGTTTGGGATAGACCAAGATCCCTTAAGTGACGCAATCCGGCGAGGGTGACGGCCTTGCCCAGCCCGAGGCCCTGGGCGTCGGGATCCACGCCCACGACATAGACCTCTCCGATCGGCTCTTTCCCGTCGGTGTGCACCTTTGTCCAGTGATACGCGAGCAGTTCGCCGC
Proteins encoded in this window:
- the pstB gene encoding phosphate ABC transporter ATP-binding protein PstB, whose product is MAKRIEAAGVTAYYGAFKAIDSVSMTIEPKSVTALIGPSGCGKSTFLRSINRMHEVLPGARVEGRLTVDHQDVYARDVDVTAVRRMIGMVFQRPNPFPTMSIFDNVVAGLRLNGVRGKATLEDAAEKALRGANLWNEVKDRLKKPGGGLSGGQQQRLCIARTIAVEPQIVLMDEPCSALDPISTLAIEDLISQLKDKYTIVIVTHNMQQAARVSDRTAFFSIEKTGDPGRLVEYDDTQKIFTNPTERKTEDYITGRFG
- a CDS encoding RNA 2'-phosphotransferase, with the translated sequence MDVVKVSKRMSKVLRHQPERAGLTLDPAGWVDVEDLLAALRLTRDQLDQVVAENNKKRFEIVDGRIRASQGHSVDVDLGYEPAEPPTVLYHGTPIGNVAPILEQGLLKGNRHHVHLSQDTGTAEQVGARRGRPAVLTVHSGRMAAAGHVFYRSTNGVWLTEHVPAEFVTAG
- the pstS gene encoding phosphate ABC transporter substrate-binding protein PstS — translated: MKLQRLGMIAGVGLTATLALTACGSDNTPAPGASGSAAPAKIECASGSLAVAGSSAQKNAMAEWIKNYTTACPAGKIEYNGNGSGAGIQGFTAKTADFAGSDSALKDTEQGPADARCATGKAVNLPMVTGPIAIVFKVDGVDNLSLKPATIAGIFGGKITKWNDPAIAADNAGAKLPETAIQAVHRSDSSGTTDNFTGYLTDTAKDAWTFGKAKEWKAPGGVGSKGSDGVAADVAKTTGSIGYVELSFAETSGLKIAKVYNASGAAVALTPEAAAATVASAKIAGTGDDLKLKIDYNTTEAKAYPLVLVTYEIVCTAGNTDKAPLIKSFLTYTSSKDGQAVLTKLGYAPLDESVRAKVAAVAAKIAA
- a CDS encoding inorganic phosphate transporter, with the translated sequence MSAALVGTIAVIVLAMGFNYTNGFHDAANAIATSVSTRALTPRIALGVAAVGNLVGSFLGVKVAATVGKGVIAHATLPVVGAGLVGAITWNLVTWYFGIPSSSSQALIGGLVGAALAGGVTVLWAGIWEKIIKPMLVSPLVGFALGFLVMLAVYWIFRRGHPGKLNRGFRIAQTLSAAGMSIGHGMQDAAKTMGIVVLALVAGGYHGEHDKNIPLWVFFLTAAVLAAGTYSGGWRIIKTLGRKVIDLGPAQGFAAETAATTVLFVSAQYGLPISTTHTITSAIMGVGATKRLSAVRWGVAGNIIIAWVLTFPAAAAVAALSYFVYSRFA
- the pstC gene encoding phosphate ABC transporter permease subunit PstC, which gives rise to MLPSTTTEPVAGELLPRRRRFGAETIFRWLTTGAGVTVLVIIVAIATFLIVKAIPALNANSENFLTYSKWFPNDPTPKFGIAALAFGTVLSSAIALLLAVPVALGIALFLSHYAPRRVATALGFVIDLLAAVPSIVFGLWGREYLVGPVTELSTWLNKNLGWLPIFGGDGPFGKSILLGSVVLAIMILPIVTSLSREVFMQTPKANEEAAIALGATKWEMIRTSVLPYGRPGIIAAVLLGLGRALGETIALAMTLGATFVISFNVIESGGNSIAANIANGFGEAGEIGRGALIASGLVLFIITLVVNMTARIIVYRRREFR
- a CDS encoding thiolase family protein, producing the protein MDAYLINAVRTPFGKHRGGLSHIRTDDLAALPLVELLRRVPGLDPARIDDVILGDTNGAGEDNRNVARMAALLAGLPVTVPGVTVNRLCASGGEAITQAARAIGSGDAAVMVAGGVESMSRAPFVLAKPDKHLPPSMELLQTQVGWRMVNPAFPATWTRSLGACAESVAAELGVGRAEQDEWALRSHTLAAEAWDQGLHDYVLPVGDVTRDESIRASTLDQLGALKPAFTRDGTVTAGNSSPINDGAIAVLMGNRAVADEFGGPMGQVVSSATVGVEPDRFSVAPVPAIEKALAKAGLSAGDIDVWEINEAFSAMVLSCLTLLKIDREKVNPHGGALAIGHPLGASAPRVIVDLCRELRRRGGGYGVAAACIGVGQGTAMVIKVE
- a CDS encoding GNAT family N-acetyltransferase gives rise to the protein MTDLLQLEAYFDAVPRTAARTETYGPLTLFITVDGGWPYYARPALGLAAEITAADVTKVRDRQRELGLPESFEWVDEISPSMRAAAEEAGLRVSAHPLMVLEQLSADPVDDRVRRIAANDPDLALIRGVQHVGFGAPGTMVGAAGTAERDTAAGEEPALEPLRARIRAHTTMVYAAFDPEGPLAAGMHQPVGDVTEIVGVATLPSARRRGLGAAVTRALAADALASGVRTVFLSAGDPDVARMYEQVGFRRVGTAMAGEPA
- the pstA gene encoding phosphate ABC transporter permease PstA, which produces MVALTARRLPRFAPAGIGAAAVVVAAALCFGLGLGGVVLTALFSAVLFVVGLYIATRAVEGPRAARSRVATSFIYGAFLLAIIPLVSVIITVLSKGSARLDANFFSTSMNLITARDAHGGAYHAIIGTLEQVAISVVIAVPLGILGAVYIVEYGRGRLAKAIQFFVDVMTGIPSIVAGLFILAFWVMAITPMFSADGRPVLSGFAASLALAVLMLPTVVRSTEEMLRLVPNELREGSYALGIPKWKTITKIVLPTAAPGIVTGVMLAIARAAGETAPVLLVAGASKAINFNPFESQSSLALFVYDQATDSSKFAPGRAWTAALTLIVIVLTLTVAAKLLARRSKLSR
- a CDS encoding NUDIX hydrolase; the protein is MTDPTHGELVDPARILPDWLVERARAWAESPGTPVEPRRAATVMILRDTPTGPEVYLFRRATTMKFAAQMHAFPGGGAEPEDADIAATAVREVFEETGLRLTELAPWARWITPEFEPRRYDTWFFVAALPEGQAPEYFEGGEADHVVWLSPAEAVRRHAAGDLAMLPPTVETLRELAGLPDVAAVLGAAVGRDAGTPIVPRAVVTPDGARMVLPGEPGY